From Neomonachus schauinslandi chromosome 12, ASM220157v2, whole genome shotgun sequence, the proteins below share one genomic window:
- the GCC1 gene encoding GRIP and coiled-coil domain-containing protein 1 has product MEKFGMNFGGGPSKKDLLETIEMQKKQLLQYQARLKDVVRAYKSLLKEKEALEASIKVLSVSHEADVGLTDVQPPGLSFPDSVDDRCSTHSEDSTGTATSLDTAASLTSTKGEFGVEDDRLARGPPPPKSEEASGSESGVSSSSGDGPSGGGEVDKRLHQLKTQLATLTSSLATVTQEKSRMEASYLADKKKMKQDLEDTSKKAEEERGRLEGELKGLQEQIAETKARLITQQHDRAQEQTDHALMLRELQKLLQEERTQRQDLELRLEETREALAGRAYAAGQMEGFELQTKQLTREVEDLKGELQALRDEKNRPDPRLQELQEEAACLKSHFQAQLQQEMRKTALAEDQLRQQSQVEEQRVAALENQISQVSELLGTYEKAKQKDQLAIQKLKERIVQLDLENKTLALAASSRSPLDSHGDESSLDVNVLKDKMEKLKRLLQVAARKSQVSLDVERLCDLELLASSEAADGEKASALYYQQELKQLKEEFERYKMRAQVVLKSKNTKDGNLAKELEEAQEQLAELKEKYISLRLCCEELERRHQQEAEGWKQELARLQHAHRQELERSQLDSRDHTLRLEEELHKQRDRALAVLAEKDLELEQLRSVALSSGLPGRRSPVGGGGPGAPADSCAPDSLTQALQLAASSEPTFFLYAEQLARKEVEITSLRKQRHTLEVEVHQLQDRLLEEGERHREQVGALQSHIEKNIRDQSREGANLEYLKNIIYRFLTLPDTLGRQQTLTAILTILHFSPEEKQVIMRLPTSGSWWPSGKR; this is encoded by the exons ATGGAGAAGTTTGGTATGAATTTCGGGGGCGGACCGAGCAAGAAGGACCTGCTAGAGACCATTGAGATGCAGAAGAAGCAGCTCCTCCAGTACCAGGCACGTCTTAAGGATGTGGTCCGCGCCTATAAAAGCCTCCTGAAAGAGAAGGAGGCTCTAGAGGCCAGCATTAAGGTGCTGTCCGTATCCCACGAGGCGGATGTGGGCCTCACAGATGTCCAGCCTCCAGGCCTCTCTTTTCCTGACTCTGTGGATGACCGATGCTCCACTCACAGCGAGGATAGCACTGGGACCGCCACCAGCTTGGATACTGCGGCCAGTCTCACCAGCACCAAGGGTGAGTTTGGGGTAGAGGATGACAGGCTGGCTCGTGGACCACCACCTCCAAAGTCCGAAGAAGCCAGCGGGTCGGAGAGTGGTGTTAGCAGTAGCAGTGGGGATGGaccctctgggggtggggaagtggaCAAACGACTGCACCAGCTGAAGACTCAGTTGGCTACTTTGACCAGCTCTTTGGCTACAGTCACCCAGGAGAAGTCTCGCATGGAAGCTTCTTACCTGGCTGACAAGAAGAAGATGAAACAGGACTTAGAGGATACCAGTaaaaaggcagaggaggagaggggccgTCTGGAGGGAGAATTGAAGGGGCTGCAGGAGCAGATAGCAGAAACCAAAGCCCGACTTATCACCCAGCAGCATGATCGGGCCCAAGAGCAGACTGACCATGCCTTGATGCTTCGTGAGCTCCAGAAACTGCTGCAGGAGGAGAGGACCCAGCGCCAGGACTTGGAACTTCGGCTGGAAGAGACCCGAGAAGCCCTGGCAGGACGGGCATATGCAGCTGGTCAGATGGAAGGGTTTGAGCTGCAGACCAAGCAGCTAACCCGTGAGGTGGAGGACTTGAAAGGTGAGCTGCAGGCTCTTCGGGATGAGAAGAATCGGCCCGACCCTCGGCTGCAGGAGCTTCAGGAAGAGGCTGCCTGCCTGAAGAGCCATTTCCAGGCTCAGTTGCAGCAGGAAATGAGGAAG ACAGCCCTGGCAGAAGATCAGCTACGCCAGCAGTCTCAGGTGGAAGAGCAGAGGGTGGCGGCCCTGGAGAATCAAATATCTCAGGTGTCCGAACTGCTGGGCACCTATGAGAAAGCCAAGCAGAAGGACCAGCTGGCCATCCAGAAGCTGAAGGAGCGCATCGTGCAGCTGGACCTGGAGAACAAGACGCTGGCGTTGGCCGCCTCCAGCCGCTCCCCCCTAGACAGCCATGGCGACGAGTCCAGTCTGGATGTCAATGTCCTGAAGGATAAGATGGAGAAGCTGAAGAGGCTGCTGCAGGTGGCAGCCAGGAAAAGCCAGGTGAGCCTGGATGTGGAGAGGCTCTGTGACCTGGAGCTACTGGCCAGCTCGGAGGCTGCCGACGGGGAGAAGGCTTCTGCGCTCTACTACCAGCAGGAGCTGAAACAGCTGAAGGAGGAGTTTGAGAGGTACAAGATGAGGGCCCAGGTGGTCCTCAAGAGCAAGAACACCAAGGACGGTAACCTGGCcaaggagctggaggaggcccAGGAGCAGCTCGCGGAACTGAAGGAGAAGTACATCTCCCTGCGGCTGTGCTGCGAGGAGCTCGAGCGCCGGCACCAGCAGGAGGCCGAGGGCTGGAAGCAGGAGCTGGCCCGGCTGCAGCACGCGCACCGGCAGGAGCTGGAGAGGAGCCAGCTGGACTCCAGGGACCACACGCTGAGACTGGAAGAGGAGCTGCACAAGCAGCGGGACCGGGCCCTGGCTGTGCTGGCCGAGAAGGATTTGGAGCTGGAGCAGCTGCGTTCCGTGGCCTTGTCGTCCGGTCTGCCGGGGCGCAGGAGCCCTGTGGGCGGCGGGGGGCCTGGGGCCCCGGCCGACTCGTGCGCCCCAGACAGCCTGACCCAAGCGCTGCAGCTGGCTGCGTCCAGCGAGCCCACTTTCTTCCTGTACGCCGAGCAGCTGGCCCGCAAGGAGGTGGAGATCACTTCGCTGCGGAAGCAGAGACACACGCTGGAGGTGGAGGTGCATCAGCTGCAGGACCGGTTGCTGGAGGAGGGCGAGCGGCATCGCGAGCAGGTTGGAGCCCTGCAGAGCCACATTGAGAAGAACATCAGGGACCAGAGTAGGGAGGGAGCCAACCTGGAGTACCTCAAAAACATCATCTACCGCTTCCTGACCTTGCCTGACACCCTGGGCCGCCAGCAGACGCTCACGGCCATCCTGACCATCTTGCATTTCAGTCCTGAGGAGAAACAAGTGATCATGCGGCTCCCGACCAGCGGTAGCTGGTGGCCTTCTGGCAAGAGATGA
- the ARF5 gene encoding ADP-ribosylation factor 5: MLLRPIPQRPAGSSPHPASVPAPPPPGPAMGLTVSALFSRIFGKKQMRILMVGLDAAGKTTILYKLKLGEIVTTIPTIGFNVETVEYKNICFTVWDVGGQDKIRPLWRHYFQNTQGLIFVVDSNDRERVQESADELQKMLQEDELRDAVLLVFANKQDMPNAMPVSELTDKLGLQHLRSRTWYVQATCATQGTGLYDGLDWLSHELSKR; this comes from the exons ATGCTGCTGCGCCCCATCCCCCAGCGGCCGGCAGGTTCCAGTCCGCACCCCGCATCCGTgcccgcaccccctcccccgggCCCCGCCATGGGCCTCACCGTGTCCGCGCTCTTTTCGCGGATCTTCGGGAAGAAGCAGATGCGGATCCTCATGG TTGGCTTGGATGCAGCTGGCAAGACCACAATCCTGTACAAACTGAAGTTGGGGGAGATTgtcaccaccatccccaccatAG GCTTCAATGTGGAAACAGTGGAATACAAGAACATTTGTTTCACAGTCTGGGACGTGGGAGGCCAGGACAAGATTCGGCCTCTGTGGCGGCACTACTTCCAGAACACTCAG GGTCTCATCTTCGTAGTGGACAGTAATGACCGAGAGCGGGTCCAGGAATCTGCTGATGAACTCCAGAAGATG CTGCAGGAGGACGAGCTGCGGGATGCGGTGCTGCTGGTGTTTGCCAACAAGCAGGACATGCCCAATGCCATGCCCGTGAGCGAGCTGACCGACAAGCTGGGGCTGCAGCATTTGCGCAGCCGCACG TGGTACGTCCAGGCCACCTGTGCCACCCAAGGCACAGGCCTGTATGATGGGCTCGACTGGCTGTCCCATGAGCTGTCAAAGCGCTAA
- the FSCN3 gene encoding fascin-3, translated as MEEVEWTRSPKPEELRVGLISWAGSYLTFEAYKNTVTATAKGLGRRQTWEILVSNEHDAQAVVRLRGLQGLYLLCEADGSLCYGRPRTSHHGCFLLRFHRNGKWTLQCVISGRYLESDGEDVFCNSRVLSAYHMWTPRPALHVHVILYSPVNHCYARADPTMGRVWVDAPVPCLEECGFLLHFQDGCYHLETSAHFFLSHLDRLVPQPSTQTAFHMQVRPGGLVALSDGEGGMLYPQGSRLLLGLGSNPHRGEEWFVLQRCPTWVSLRSKTRKFLSIIYDVEVCAASEHITPMSLFQFECDDESPTLQLRAANGCYLAQRHHRTVVANGHPMEADTFFRVHWNCGRIILQSPNGRFLGIIDNGLLMANATIPGPSEEFGIRLANRPFLVLRGRHGYVGTSSEHDLMKCNMDQPDCIHLLPCRQGIYHFQAQGGAFWSITSFGTFRPWGKFALNFCIELHGSNLLTVLAPNGFYMRSDRSGTLLADSEEITKDCIWEF; from the exons ATGGAGGAGGTGGAGTGGACGCGAAGCCCCAAGCCTGAGGAGCTAAGGGTTGGGCTCATCAGCTGGGCAGGATCCTACCTCACTTTTGAGGCATATAAGAACACGGTCACTGCTACTGCAAAGGGTTTGGGCCGGAGACAG ACCTGGGAGATCTTGGTGAGCAATGAGCATGACGCCCAGGCCGTGGTACGACTAAGGGGCTTGCAGGGCCTCTACCTCCTGTGCGAGGCAGACGGCAGTCTGTGCTATGGCCGGCCAAGGACCAGCCACCATGGGTGCTTCCTCCTGCGTTTCCACCGCAATGGCAAGTGGACCCTCCAGTGCGTAATTAGCGGCCGTTATCTGGAGTCTGATGGTGAGGATGTGTTCTGCAACTCCAGGGTCCTCTCGGCTTACCACATGTGGACCCCCCGGCCAGCCCTGCATGTCCACGTGATCCTCTACAGCCCTGTCAACCACTGCTACGCCCGGGCTGACCCCACCATGGGCCGCGTCTGGGTGGATGCACCAGTTCCCTGCCTGGAGGAATGTGGCTTCCTGTTGCATTTCCAAGATGGATGCTACCACCTGGAGACCTCAGCACACTTCTTCTTGTCCCACTTAGACCGGCTGGTCCCCCAACCCTCAACACAGACAGCTTTTCACATGCAGGTGCGGCCCGGAGGGCTCGTGGCACTGAGCGATGGAGAAGGAGGCATGTTGTACCCACAGGGCTCACGTCTGCTCCTGGGCCTGGGCTCCAATCCCCACAGGGGTGAGGAGTGGTTCGTCCTACAGCGCTGTCCCACCTGGGTCAGCCTCAGGTCAAAGACTCGGAAGTTCCTCTCCATCATCTATG ATGTTGAGGTATGTGCTGCCTCTGAGCACATAACCCCAATGTCCTTGTTCCAGTTTGAATGTGACGATGAGAGCCCTACCTTACAGCTTCGTGCAGCCAATGGCTGCTACCTAGCCCAG AGGCACCACAGGACAGTGGTGGCTAATGGGCATCCAATGGAGGCTGACACCTTCTTCCGTGTGCACTGGAATTGTGGCAGGATCATCCTGCAGTCTCCCAATGGACGCTTCTTGGGCATCATAGACAATGGCCTGCTGATGGCCAATGCCACCATTCCAG gCCCCAGTGAGGAATTTGGGATTCGATTAGCTAACCGGCCCTTCCTTGTATTGCGAGGTCGTCATGGGTACGTGGGCACCTCCTCAGAGCACGACCTCATGAAGTGCAATATGGATCAGCCCGACTGCATTCACCTGCTGCCCTGCCGCCAAGGCATCTACCACTTCCAGG cacAGGGTGGAGCCTTCTGGTCAATAACATCCTTCGGCACCTTTCGCCCTTGGGGAAAATTTGCTCTCAACTTCTGTATAGAGCTTCATGGGAGCAATTTGCTCACGGTGCTGGCGCCCAATGGCTTCTACATGCGATCCGACCGAAGCGGCACCCTGTTGGCAGACAGCGAAGAGATTACCAAAGACTGTATTTGGGAGTTTTAG